A region of the Psychrilyobacter piezotolerans genome:
CAGATTTTGCCAACCTTAATACAGGCGGGGTCCAGGCAGACGGATCGGATGGTGTCAACGAAGTAAGTTACATCATATTGGAGGTAATGGATGAACTGAAGTTATTGCAGCCAAGCTCAAATGTTCATATAAGTAAAAAAACTCCTCAGGCATTTTTGAAAAAGTCCCTGGAAGTAGTAAGAAAAGGATGGGGGCAGCCGGCACTTTATAATACAGACGCTGTAATCCAGGAGATGCTTATTGCAGGAAAGACCGTAGAGGATGCAAGGTGCGGTGGAAACAGCGGGTGTATAGAAACTGGAGCTTTTGGTAAGGAAGCTTATATCCTTACAGGGTATATGAACCTTCCTAAAATATTGGAAATAACCCTTCACAATGGACTGGATCCTATGAGCGGCAAAAAACTGGGGATAGAAACAGGAAATCCGGAAACTTTTTCTACTTATGAAGAACTGTTTGAAGCTTATAAAAAACAACTAAAGCACTTTATCGATATTAAGGTAAAGGGAAACAGGATAATTGAAAGACTCTATGCAACAAAGATGCCAGTACCCTTCCTGTCTGTAATCATAGATGACTGCATCACAAAGGGTAGGGACTACAATGCAGGGGGAGCGAGATACAACACCTCGTATATCCAGGGAGTAGGTATAGGTAATATTGCAGACATGATGACATCCATCAAATACAATGTTTTTGATAAAAAAAGGATGTCCATGAGGGAACTGCTAAAAGCTGCAAAAGATGATTTTGTAGGACACGAGGATATCCTTCACCTGGTTGTTAACAAAACTCCTAAATATGGAAATGATGAGGATTACGCAGATGACATCATGCAGGAGATATTTTATGCATACTATAATGAAGTAAACGGGAGACCTAACTGTAACGGTGGAGAACACAGAATAAACATGCTTCCTACCACCTGTCATGTGTATTTTGGTGCAGTAATAGGAGGTACTACAGACGGTAGAAGGGCAAATAAACCCCTGGCAGACGGAATCTCACCATCTAAGGGAGTAGATAAGGTAGGACCTACAGGAGTTATAAAATCTGCTTCTAAGATGAACCACCTGATAACAGGAGGAACACTTCTTAATCAGAAGTTTACCCCTTCTATGGTGGAGGGAGAGCAGGGTCTGGATAATCTGGCTCACCTGGTGAGATCATATTTCAAATTAGACGGTCATCATATTCAGTTCAATATAATCAGCAGGGATATACTTTTAAAAGCACAGGAAAACCCTGAAGAATACAAGGATCTTATTGTAAGGGTGGCAGGTTTCAGTGATTTCTTCTGGAATCTTGATAAAGCACTTCAGGATGAGATAATAGAAAGAACGGAACAGGAGTTTTAGACAAAATAGAAAAAGAATTGGAGGAGAACAATGAAGAAAATAGGTTTTATAGGCTGTGGTAATATGTCACAGGCAATGATTGGTGGGGTAGTAAGGGCAGAGATATTTCCAGGAAAGAACATACTTGTATCCGACCTGAATAAAAAAA
Encoded here:
- the hypD gene encoding trans-4-hydroxy-L-proline dehydratase; the protein is MMTERIKKLRKQSVEAVPRISMERAVIVDEVYKKYEGSVSTPVLRALVLKELMCKKELCINEGELIVGERGEKPAVTPTYPELCCHTIDDFEVMNQREKISFKVSEEAKNIQRETIIPHWEKRSMRHSILANVTDEWNSCYQAGIFTEFMEQRGPGHTVADGKIYTKGFLDFKGDIQKAIDSLDFHTDEKALDRKHQLEGMSIACDAVMILGERYSELAEEMAGKERDPIRKEELLGISKRCGRVPAHAPETFEEAIQMYWFIHLCVISELNPWDSFSPGRLDQHLNPFYMKEVDEGTMDPEKAKELLQCLWIKFNNQPAPPKVGITLKESGTYTDFANLNTGGVQADGSDGVNEVSYIILEVMDELKLLQPSSNVHISKKTPQAFLKKSLEVVRKGWGQPALYNTDAVIQEMLIAGKTVEDARCGGNSGCIETGAFGKEAYILTGYMNLPKILEITLHNGLDPMSGKKLGIETGNPETFSTYEELFEAYKKQLKHFIDIKVKGNRIIERLYATKMPVPFLSVIIDDCITKGRDYNAGGARYNTSYIQGVGIGNIADMMTSIKYNVFDKKRMSMRELLKAAKDDFVGHEDILHLVVNKTPKYGNDEDYADDIMQEIFYAYYNEVNGRPNCNGGEHRINMLPTTCHVYFGAVIGGTTDGRRANKPLADGISPSKGVDKVGPTGVIKSASKMNHLITGGTLLNQKFTPSMVEGEQGLDNLAHLVRSYFKLDGHHIQFNIISRDILLKAQENPEEYKDLIVRVAGFSDFFWNLDKALQDEIIERTEQEF